A stretch of DNA from Acropora palmata chromosome 12, jaAcrPala1.3, whole genome shotgun sequence:
CTGGCTACAATCAGGAAGCAGTTAGAAAGTATAAAACGCTTCGTGCATGGGAACACAAGGAAGGAATTCACTCAGTTAAGTAAGTCTATTATTCTTCTCATGTTTTGTTTATAAAAGTATATATATTAATTTAACATTTCTCTGATTTTAGAATTCATCTGCTACCAAATCACAAAGACATTTGGGTTGTCAGAGGGAGCTGTAATCCTTCGTTTCTTGACCGACAATGAGGAAAGCAAAGTCATGTACTTGGTGCTGGAAACTTCCACTAACAAACCAGTATATTCTTACTGTACATGCACTGTTGGGTATGCTATAAAGTTTTGACGATAACTTTTTAGTCTAGCTATAATTGCTTAGTTCTTTAACTAACAGCTTgctaaattttgtttattagtTTGAGAGGAGATTGCAGCCATATTGGAGCATTGATGTTTGTACTAAGTGCTATTGTTGCTGAGGGAAAGCAGCAATTGCCATCAGATCCAACGTGCACTGATTTGCCATTTTCTTGGTCAGACCCCAAAGGTAACTTTAAGAAAAGTAATAACTGGAAAATACACAGTATGCATAAAAAAGATCCTTGATGTTTTTATGTTTCTAGGTGCAAAAGTTGAACCAGTACTGGTAGAGGATATAAACTTCTACAAAGCTAGGTTTGGCAAGGAGCCTCCTTGTAAGAAAGTGAAGCCTTCTCCAGCAGTGACAGAAAAACATTATGGTATTGATAATCCAACCAAACTGACCATTGAGCAACATAAGATAAACTTAAAGAGAAACATTTATCTTGCAAATCAAGGGAATTCATTACCACCAATATATCACATACTAGGAAATAAGACTGATACTCATCCTTCTGTAGCAGCCACTCATGAGTTACCTCATACTATGGAAGCTGATGACATAAACATTGTTTACAGTCATGAAATTGAAGTTAGAACTTATGAGGAAAACACAGAAAGCATGATAAGTCCTATCAAGAACCATCCAGCATCTTTGCATGACATTCTCTCAAAAGCTGAATCAATAATATGGACAGAATTCGTGTGGATGATGAGAAGGCTAGAGAGATTGAGGAGTGTACTCGAGATCAGTCACAAAGCTCCATGTGGTTTGCCCATCGCGCTCCTCGAATAACTGCCTCAAAATGCAAGCGTGCTCTaatgaaagaaacaacaagcCCTTCAAAAGCTATGGGAGAAATCCTATACAACAGCAACTATCAGTCAGAGCATATGAGAGATGGCATTAAATCTGAAGCAGAAGTAATCAAACAATACTTCAAAcatttcgctctgacgaagggctaacgctcgaaacgtcaggtttctaaatctttcacggtggtaattcaacctttttcaactcgtttgataaaaccaaaatttttgttttaatactTCAAACAAACTGGCAATACTGTACAACAGTGTggattttttatttccaagtcACACCCATTTTTGGGTGCTTCTCCAGATGACCTTATAGGCAGGGATGGAGCAATTGAACTGAAGAAAATTCACCCAAGAATGGGAGAAACACTGGAAAGTGCTCTCCTCAGGCTTAAcatgattaaaaaaactgAGGGCTGTTTGTGTGTGAATGAAAATCATCAATATCATTACCAAATGCAACAACAGCTGTTTTGTGCTGAAAGAAAGTGGGTTGACTTTGTTGCTTCTGATGGTTATGCATTATTTGTAAAGCGACGGTGTTTTACTTGATCAAGATTTTTGGACCAGAAAGTTGCCAAGACTTGAAAGGTTTTATTATAATGTAATTTTGTTAGAGCTGGCATATCCCAGAGTGAAAGATGGGCTAGAGAGAATAGGTAAATGTGGTATTGATTTTTCAACTCTCTCTGCCTTGAGAAAGCATTAATGCATTACTGATtttcatgtaataataatgttttatCCTGTTTATATTGCTGATTCATCACCCAAAACATTGTTGATCATGGTACCTTTGTATTGAATTTTAAGAATTGCTTAATAAGTTGCTAAGTTATTAACACTCCTGATTATGATGATAACACTGTGCCTGACATCAACTCGATTATTCATATCCTAGCTCATAATGACTATTGGACACAATATGATTTTATTTAGTTGAGGTCTTTAAACCCCACTACCACTTAATTACCTGTGttcttttaataattattattattgatattagACTATTTCACTTAACCTTACACACTTTGTTCCACAGCTTAATGAAAACCACCAAATATACCTTTACTTCAAAATTGGTGTTTGGAAATTAACCAAGTAGGCACAAACAACGAAAATTTGCTCTGCTAAGTGTGCCATACTCAATCTCACTTCACGATGTAGAATACGATATGTCTTATATTCTCTGAATAGCCCTTTCCACATGAATCCTAGCTTCTGCTATTTTTTCAGACTTTTTACTCTCCCCTTCTTTTAACTGTGATCTCCCTTGCCCTTTAAAATTAGGAATGGTAACCTTTACCCCAAGATCTCCTAAAACATCACTAATATCAAACCCCCTGTCTGCCATGACCTCATCCCCCTCCTCTAATGCTGCAATAAAATCTAcactttttgctgttataTACTTATCAGAAGTCCTCCCACCCCAGCTCCGAGAAACATAAACAATGGCAGCACATGCATTGATGGCTACTAAAAACTTAAATGTAGTGTGGCTCTTATAATTGGAATAGATCTCCCTGTTAGCTTTCAGTGATGATGGCCTCTGAGTAAATATCTCTGTACAGTCAACAATAACTTTAAGATAAGGAAACTTTGAGAATTGTTCTGCCTTGCCAAGATCATCACAGTAGTCTGGCATTTGGCACAGCTCCTTGAGATGAAAGTACAAAAGATTAATCCAAGTTGTAAAGATCCTGCTTACAGTTGATTCACACAGATTATTTCTGAGGGCTAACTCTGTCAAAGTCAGTCCACAATGCAGACGAGTTAGGACCATAAAAAATTCCTCCTCTAGAGTGAGTTTGGCATTTATACCTCTTTTTCCTGCAGAGTGTGATTTTGATTCCATTTCAGAACCTCGccagtttttcttgtttttgagaGCCACAGAGTCCAGGTATTCGAAAAGGGCTTTGAAAGTTGCATAGTTGGGCAGCCCAGTGAAACATTGGAACTTCttgttgtcttcttttttgttctctaaaGTCAGACATCTAGTTCTaagttcattgttttcttcctCCAGAGAGGCCACTTTTTGATACAGAGCAGACATTTCATCTACAATTGACTTGTCCACTGTTAAGGACTGGGGATCTACTTG
This window harbors:
- the LOC141860468 gene encoding uncharacterized protein LOC141860468, whose amino-acid sequence is MVLTRLHCGLTLTELALRNNLCESTVSRIFTTWINLLYFHLKELCQMPDYCDDLGKAEQFSKFPYLKVIVDCTEIFTQRPSSLKANREIYSNYKSHTTFKFLVAINACAAIVYVSRSWGGRTSDKYITAKSVDFIAALEEGDEVMADRGFDISDVLGDLGVKVTIPNFKGQGRSQLKEGESKKSEKIAEARIHVERAIQRI